A single window of Pyrus communis chromosome 10, drPyrComm1.1, whole genome shotgun sequence DNA harbors:
- the LOC137747026 gene encoding UDP-glycosyltransferase 91C1-like — protein MDNKDQKKLQIAMFPWLAYGHLMPFLEVSKFLAQKGHQISFISTPKNINRLRSSSFSPLIDFVELPLPAVDGLPESAESTSELPINKVPYLKKAYDLLKPSVTHFIQLSGVNWVVHDFICYWMPRVATQLGVNSVYFHITNATTLAFFGPPSELLSDKRWRPEDLTVVPEWVDYPSNVAYKLHEMVSPWDGMDDEVLDFQRLGRTIEDCKFVTVRSCTEFESDAVSLLRKIYGKPVVPLGLLPPVSAPQQHGVADDRGDEKWEVLREWLENKKPNSVVYIALGTEVTLSQELMHELAHGIEKSGLPFIWVVNNRPLVEGVLGSDIIPFGFETRVEDRGLVLRGWAPQLKILGHISVGGFLTHCGWSSVVEALGYGRALILFSGANSDQGLIARLMHEKRVGLEIPRDERDGSFMSDSVAEVTRRVMVEKEGESIRSNAWAMKQIFGNVELNNKCLDEFTRVLETWPTFT, from the coding sequence ATGGACAACAAAGATCAGAAGAAACTTCAAATAGCCATGTTCCCATGGCTAGCCTACGGCCACCTTATGCCATTTCTCGAGGTCTCCAAGTTCTTGGCTCAAAAGGGTCACCAAATCTCCTTCATCTCCACCCCCAAAAACATCAATCGCCTCCGATCCTCCTCCTTTTCCCCGCTCATCGATTTCGTCGAGCTTCCTCTCCCCGCCGTCGACGGCTTGCCGGAATCCGCCGAGTCCACCTCCGAGCTACCAATCAACAAAGTCCCTTACCTCAAAAAAGCCTACGACTTGCTCAAGCCTTCAGTCACGCATTTCATCCAACTCTCGGGCGTCAACTGGGTTGTCCATGACTTCATTTGCTACTGGATGCCCAGAGTCGCTACTCAGCTGGGAGTCAACTCGGTCTACTTCCACATCACCAACGCCACTACCTTGGCTTTCTTCGGTCCTCCGTCCGAGTTACTCAGCGATAAACGCTGGCGGCCGGAGGACTTGACGGTCGTCCCCGAGTGGGTCGACTATCCTTCCAACGTTGCTTATAAGCTGCATGAGATGGTGAGCCCCTGGGATGGCATGGACGACGAGGTCCTCGATTTTCAGAGACTCGGGCGTACGATTGAAGATTGTAAATTTGTGACTGTGCGGAGCTGCACCGAGTTCGAATCTGACGCGGTGAGTCTGCTCAGGAAGATCTACGGCAAACCAGTTGTTCCACTCGGGCTGCTGCCGCCGGTCTCAGCGCCGCAACAGCACGGCGTCGCTGACGATCGAGGGGATGAGAAGTGGGAAGTGTTGAGAGAGTGGCTCGAAAATAAGAAACCAAACTCGGTGGTTTACATCGCCCTCGGCACCGAGGTGACTCTGAGTCAAGAGTTGATGCACGAGTTGGCACATGGGATAGAGAAATCCGGGTTGCCCTTTATTTGGGTGGTCAACAATCGCCCGTTAGTGGAGGGCGTGTTGGGCTCCGATATAATTCCATTCGGGTTTGAAACCCGAGTAGAGGATCGAGGCTTGGTCTTGAGAGGTTGGGCCCCACAACTTAAGATTCTAGGTCATATCTCGGTCGGGGGTTTCCTAACTCATTGTGGTTGGAGTTCAGTTGTCGAGGCGCTAGGGTACGGGCGGgctttgattttgttttcagGTGCTAATTCGGACCAAGGGTTGATCGCGAGATTAATGCACGAGAAGCGGGTCGGGTTGGAGATTCCAAGGGATGAGCGAGATGGGTCGTTTATGAGTGACTCGGTAGCCGAGGTGACTAGGCGAGTGATGGTGGAGAAAGAAGGTGAGTCAATAAGGTCAAACGCATGGGCCATGAAGCAGATATTTGGCAATGTAGAGTTGAACAACAAGTGCTTGGACGAGTTCACTCGGGTCCTAGAAACCTGGCCCACTTTCACCTAG
- the LOC137747027 gene encoding UDP-glycosyltransferase 91C1-like yields the protein MESKDQKKLHIAMFPWLAYGHLVPFLEVSKFLAQKGHQISFISTPKNINRIRSSSFSPLIDFVELPLPAVDGLPESAESTSELPINKVPYLKKAYDLLKPSVTQFIQHSGVNWIVHDFSSYWMPRVATQFGVNSVYFSIVNANSLAFIGPPSELLGNKRRRPEDFTVVPEWVNYPSNGAFKLHEMVSHWDCMDDEVSDFHRVAGSIQDCNFVTMRSCTEFESDAVSLLRKIYGKPVVPLGLLPPGSVPQQQGVADDRGDETWGVLRGWLENKKPNSVVYIAFGTEVTPSQELMHELAHGIEKSGLPFIWVVNNRPLVEGVLGADIIPPGFQTRVEDRGLVWRGWAPQLKILGHISVGGFLTHCGWSSVVEALGYGRALILFSGANSDQGLNARLMQDKRVGLEIPRDERDGSFTSDSVAELIRLVMVEKEGESIRSNAWAMKEIFGNVELNNRCLDEFTRTLETWPTST from the coding sequence ATGGAGAGCAAAGATCAGAAGAAACTTCACATAGCCATGTTCCCATGGCTAGCCTACGGCCACCTAGTGCCATTTCTCGAGGTCTCCAAGTTCTTAGCTCAAAAAGGTCATCAAATCTCCTTCATCTCCACCCCCAAAAACATCAATCGTATCCGATCTTCCTCCTTTTCCCCGCTCATCGATTTCGTCGAGCTTCCTCTCCCTGCCGTTGACGGCTTACCGGAATCCGCGGAGTCCACCTCCGAGCTACCAATCAACAAAGTCCCTTACCTCAAAAAAGCCTACGACTTGCTCAAGCCTTCAGTCACGCAATTCATCCAACACTCGGGCGTCAACTGGATCGTCCACGACTTCAGTTCCTACTGGATGCCCCGAGTCGCCACTCAGTTCGGAGTCAACTCTGTCTACTTCAGCATCGTCAACGCCAATTCCTTGGCTTTCATCGGTCCTCCGTCCGAGTTGCTCGGCAATAAACGCAGGCGGCCGGAGGACTTTACAGTCGTCCCTGAGTGGGTCAACTATCCTTCCAACGGTGCTTTTAAGCTGCATGAGATGGTGAGCCACTGGGATTGCATGGACGACGAGGTCTCCGATTTTCATAGAGTCGCGGGTTCGATTCAAGATTGTAATTTTGTGACTATGCGGAGCTGCACTGAGTTCGAATCTGACGCGGTGAGTCTGCTCAGGAAGATTTACGGCAAACCAGTTGTTCCACTCGGGCTGTTGCCGCCCGGCTCAGTGCCCCAACAGCAAGGCGTCGCTGACGATCGAGGGGATGAGACGTGGGGAGTGCTGAGAGGTTGGCTCGAAAATAAGAAACCGAACTCGGTGGTTTATATCGCATTCGGCACTGAGGTGACTCCGAGTCAAGAGTTGATGCACGAGTTGGCACATGGGATAGAGAAATCCGGGTTGCCCTTTATTTGGGTGGTCAACAATCGCCCGTTAGTGGAGGGCGTGTTGGGGGCGGATATCATTCCACCCGGGTTTCAAACTCGAGTGGAGGATCGAGGCTTGGTCTGGAGGGGTTGGGCCCCACAACTTAAGATTCTAGGTCATATCTCGGTCGGGGGTTTCCTAACTCATTGTGGTTGGAGTTCAGTTGTCGAGGCGCTAGGGTACGGGCGGgctttgattttgttttcgGGTGCTAATTCGGACCAAGGGTTGAACGCGAGACTAATGCAGGATAAGCGGGTCGGGTTGGAGATACCAAGGGACGAGCGAGACGGATCGTTTACGAGTGACTCGGTGGCCGAGTTGATTAGGTTAGTGATGGTGGAGAAAGAAGGTGAGTCAATAAGGTCAAATGCATGGGCCATGAAGGAGATCTTTGGCAACGTAGAGTTGAACAACAGGTGCTTGGACGAGTTCACTCGAACCCTTGAAACCTGGCCCACTTCAACCTAA